In the Quercus lobata isolate SW786 chromosome 5, ValleyOak3.0 Primary Assembly, whole genome shotgun sequence genome, one interval contains:
- the LOC115990606 gene encoding uncharacterized protein LOC115990606: MGTQGENQEGTSAKRRDQEGPEGSNAPSRLKRQDMSCPSVTDMAQPHIVAEMQAMKEQMDVMMNALKGRVSSDLDDLVHRTDSPFTASVNSFPLPPKFRMPQVENYDGNKDPLDHLESFKTLMHLQGVPDEIICRAFPTTLKGPARIWFSRLTPNSISTFKELSAQFASHFIGGHRYKKSTACLISIKQREDETLRSYITRFNKEALSIDEANDKILVAAFTNGLRKGKFLFSLYKNDPKTMSDVLYRATKYMNAEDALLAREKRERQEDTRQDRGQKMARTGDAEWTEATPPVEHQAPTEVLPVKRMA, translated from the coding sequence ATGGGTACCCAAGGGGAAAATCAAGAAGGTACCAGTGCCAAGCGAAGAGACCAAGAGGGGCCGGAAGGTAGTAATGCCCCAAGCAGACTTAAGCGACAAGATATGAGCTGTCCATCCGTCACTGATATGGCTCAACCCCACATtgtcgcggagatgcaggcgatgaaggaacagatggatgTCATGATGAACGCCCTCAAAGGACGGGTGTCCAGCGACCTTGATGATCTGGTCCACCGAACCGACTCGCCGTTCACCGCgtccgtcaactccttcccccttcCACCAAAGTTCCGTATGCCGCAAGTGGAAAACTACGACGGAAACAAAGACCCTCTAGATCATTTGGAGTCCTtcaagaccttgatgcaccttcagggggTACCCGACGAGATCATATGCAGAGCTTTCCCCACCACGCTGAAGGGTCCCGCAAGGATATGGTTTAGCAGGCTGACGCCTAACTCCATCAGTactttcaaggagctaagcgccCAGTTTGCTTcgcacttcatcggaggacacAGGTATAAGAAGTCTACAGCATGCTTGATAAGCATCAAGCAGCGGGAAGATGAGACGCTAAGGTCTTACATAACACGCTTTAACAAAGAGGCGCTTTCAATTGATGAAGCTAACGACAAGATACTTGTAGCCGCTTTCACAAATGGGCTGCGGAAGGGTAAGTTCCTATTTTCACTATATAAGAATGACCCGAAGACTATGTCGGACGTGCTTTATAGGGcaaccaagtacatgaatgctgagGACGCGCTTCTGGCtcgagagaagagagaaaggcaAGAGGATACACGACAGGACAGAGGGCAGAAGATGGCAAGAACTGGAGACGCTGAATGGACAGAAGCTACACCGCCCGTGGAACACCAAGCACCTACGGAAGTACTACCAGTAAAAAGGATGGCATGA